The sequence TCACTGCAAAGGGTAGCAGTGGCCTCTTGCTGAGAGATGACGCCACATTTGAATCCTGTGTGATTTGGGTTCAGTCCTCTGCTCTCCTAAAGCTTCCCTatctctcattttctcttaaataatCTAGCAGATGCTTCCTTGTGACAGCCTGTGGTCAGGGGAGCTGCATTAAGGACTGTAGAGTGCCAAGCAATCAAGGAGATGTGATCCATCAAAGTGCCACGGGCAGAGCCTGATCCTCAGGTTGAAAAAGACACTGAGAAGTTTCCCCTTTTGGAGTGTTTCATGCCCTTCTCAGGACATTTCACAATTACCCCCAGGAGGCATCTACAGGACTGATTTGACCCCTCATAGCCCTGCAGCCCACTCATCCCAACAAGCCATCCATGGTCTTGTGGTAACCGCGCTCTCCACCCTTCCAAGAAGAACAGTCAGGGAGGGCCAGGCTGCGAGTCAGCAGGGGAGAAGCAGGACCCTCATGTCCTtggcttcctcccttcttctgcaGAGCAGTAACTTGCATTGGCTTTTCCCCAGTTTCCCCCCACCCAGGCCCTGCTACTTGGAGTAAGAAGGTGCCTCGTGGAGAAACTGTCCCCACTTCCATGGCCATGAAACCCCATGAGAAATGTGTAGGCTGGATGCACTCCTTTCCTTCCTAATCTCCACATCCTTTTGGAGAGAGGACCCCAAGCAGGAAGGCTGCGAAATcctgcaggagctgagcaggaggagatggaagggaagatgaaacagagccCTTACCACCTACGATGATAATCTGGTCTCTGATCAAGACAGCTGGTGCACAGACATTCTTCACCACTCTGGTCTCCATCCGAAACCAAGTATTCCTGGAGACATGGTAAACCTgacaaataaataaagataaatatgTAGCTGTTTATGTTGCATTTTAACTGGAAATTGTAATTACAGAGGAActtatggtttttattttgtcctAATGAATATAATCCTCTGGCTTGAACTGCTAGAAATCTGAgaatttacccttttttttttccctaaaaagtcCCCTTGGAAAGCATTCTAGTTCTCCAGGCTTGTCTGCTCAGGAGATGCTAGCACACACACTCAGGCAGAGTGTATCTGCCATACGCAAGCTGCTCAGCTGTAAATCTTTGTATGACCATTAAATCACTGTAACTCCTGGAAAATGCTCTCCCAAAGTGCAAGccattacatttcattttccagttATTCTGTGTATTCCTGCCTCAGCCTTAGCAATTTCCTGGGCAAACAAACCTCAACTTCATCtagctctgctggcagccaccGTGTTTGCCCAGCTGCTATATTTGTGCTGGTGGCTGGTATGCACTCAGATTGGCAAAGGGACTTGTTGATGTGACTTAGAGTGGTATCTAAGTCATCAATTTATGTGAGAAAAAGAGCTGTTGCCAGATGATGATCATTCAGTCATCTGTATCTGGGTGACACAAACTTTCATGACATGTCATCCGCTTCTTAATATAGCAACTCTCTCCAGGACATCTCCCCACTAACTGATAAATGCATTTCCTTCCCCCCGATAATCAAATAGCTTTATCACCGTAAAGAAGTATTGCTCATGTGCTGGCTGCCATCTTAGCCTTTAATGATCCTTCTTAGTTGAAACACCTAAACCAGTGAAAAACACTCATGGGGAAAGTGACACTACAATGTTGCTAAAGCATCAAATCAGATAAGGAAGGAtttcatgtattttcttcctcctaaTAGAGCGTAACTGCTGAAAGCAGGCAGAGAGCCAGCAACACGTGGCAGGAGCCACATTTTTAACACAACTGTTTATACGAAATAACTGTCAGTTTAAATCCTGGCCCTTTGACGAATGAGAATCTAATCACTCTAACGATCGCAAATCTTTGCTTTTGCTGTGAGCAGGCAGGTGCATGGCTGAGACCCCAGCTCAGCCTCCGAgtggaaaacactgatttctgtgAGATTGGCTACAGGCATGAAGCcaggcatggaggtcggtggctGCCTGCCATATCTTCACCTGCAGCAGCCTTGGCCCACCAGCGGCAGAGCTGACTGACTCCCAAAGAAGTACCTGGGGGCTTGAGCCTGAAAAACACTcaaaggggaaaatgaaagagTTGCAATGCTCCTCACAGACAAGACTTCCCTGAAGCCATGTGTCAACTCATCCTGCCTCTTGCTGCAACTCACAATAAAGTTTGTTGGGTGGGTTGATTTCCTCAGGAGAGTGATGAACTGCTGAATACCTTAGATGAAGCTGCCTGTGCCAAGCAAGACTGACCATTACCTGGATCAGCCGGACAGGGTTTTGCATAATGTCTTCTCCCCCAAAGAGGTAGACCCTCTGATCTTTGGCAGCCACAGCAGGGTGAAGGACGGCAACAGGCATCTTTGCCATGCTCTCACAGGTGTTGTAGACACTATCATATCTTTCCACAGAATTAAGGATTTCCTGGTTTTCACCAATTCCACCAaatgataaaatataatttttgtatGCCAAGCTTCTGTGGGAGTAACGTGGAACTAACATGTGCTCAGCCAGCCTCCACTGATTGAGTTTGAGGGAGTAAATGTAAATATTATCACTGACCGAGTTTTTCTTATTGCTAACGGGCATCCCTCCGAGTACATAAATATTGCTGTGCAAGCTCACTGCAGAGGCTTTGTACAGGCGCATGGGAAGTTTGGCCAGGCTTAGCCATTGGTTCGTCTTGTCATCATAGAGCAGGACATCCCTTGTCGTCTGCTGGCTGTCCTTCCTGCCACCAATGATGATGAGGAACTCTTGGTTGGAGTACCTGCGAGGAACATGCAGCATGGGTTTGATGTCAGGCGCATTGGTGCTGTACAAGGAAAACATTTGTCTCCGGGCTGACTCAAGGATGCTCCTGCAAGTGGGTGAGGACTGAACGAGAGAGTCATTGGCAATGAAGTGGAAGAGGAAAGTTGGATGGACGTACTGAAGCCGGACCTTCTTGAACAACTCTTGGATGTAACCTTGTCTTGCCTGGAGGTCATGCCGGATCCAGACCATTAGTGTCTCAAagacctgctcctcctccccgcaGAGCTCATCATCCCCAAGGTAATCGATGAGCTCCAAGGGACAAAGGTCCTTCAGGTCTTCAGAAGAGGCCACCTCAGGAAAGCATTTCAAAGCCATAGCCTTGGCTTTCTTATTCAGGCTTTGGCAGTTCAAGACTTTGGCCAGTCTGATCATGCTCAGACAGTTGTCAGGAGTCAGCTTGTCTTGAAGGTAGGCAGAGCAGGCCTCAAACAGCTTAGTGTACTGCAGCATGGAGGCCGTCTCCAACAGGCATGGGACATTCTCAGCGGATATAAGAATCTCCCCTGTGTAAACATAAAGGATAATCTGATCCAAAATCTCAGCATCGATGCCCTTCAGGATGACTTTAGCTTGACGACTCTCTCTGAAGTCATTGCAGAACATCGCCTTGAAGTACGGACTGCTGGAAGCCAGCACGTTTCGGTGGCAGGGGATTTCGAAGTCCCCGGAGCAGAGGGTAACATCAGTCAGCATCCCGCTCTGCCGCAGAGCATTCAGCTGCCTCAGCAGTTCAGAGGAGAAGTCCTGGTCTTTGAAGAGAAACTCCTCAGTGGATCCCCCCTCCATAGCAAAATAGGAGAGAGATGAATTCTGAACTTGGCAGAAAAAACCAAATTCTTAGCAGCTTTTATTGAAATATCCAGCTCCAAGGGAACAAATCAGGACTTTGATGTTGATCTAAATATTTGTTCACTGTTACGCACAAAAATGGAACATGGGTTAAGCACAGtgggaaaataataaagaagctAAAAGGTCGCTAAGACCCTTTAAAATTTTCATAAAGTTATCAGATAGGTTGCAGCTCTGAGGTCAGCACTGCCTGTGTCCCTGGCAAGAAGCAAAAGCACTGAAGTTATCTCACTGATTTGGGATGAAAGCTGGGTGGCGGAAGCAATTGGTTTGTTCGTTTTAATCACGTTGAATAAATGCGCTTAGACATTTATTCACTATTTTAAAGTATTAGCAGTTTAGTAGCTTGCGCCTCTTTCCCCTAGAGTTAGTCACTCCCAAAGAATGTAAATCTGGCAGAGCTGAACTCTGCAGCAGGGCAAACGAAACCCTAGAGACTGGGAATCTGCATTAAAACGGTTATTTATTAACTCTGCttagctgtgcttttttttttctttaatgttaatCAAGACACACAATAACTAAATTAAGTGCCAGGCAGAACAATATGATGAGTATCTATTGTCATGGCTAACTGCTCAACCTGCAGTGCAACGGTAGGGTAGAAACGTTTACCTTCTGTTGTCCTTCACTGCATGCACTTACTCTCTGTCGTTTATTCTCTGCTGAGATTTTCCATAGCTAGAGCCTGGATAAAAAAACCTATAAACCCACAGGATGTTTCTTTCAGTAGGTAAGTGATTCATAGAGGGTGATTTCTGGACGTGTTTGTTCTGGAGTCACTTTTGCCGCTTTGGGGAGCCGCGCGCAGGAGCGGGGAGGCGGTGGGGCATTGTATACATTCCAGCGCTAAGAATAGGCACACACGGGCTTCTCGCCGTTATCACATGTGACGCCACTGTTGCCTTTTGCAATGACCTGGCCACTACTGAGCATGCCCGGGTGGTGTTTTTCTGGCAAATGTTTACATATAATAAATAGACACTGAGAAGAAAGTTCACTTATAAAAGTCCTGGCCGTCCATTTGGAAACAGCGGCAGGACCCTGTCCTGAAGTGCCTGGGAACTCTAGAAGCCTGTAAACAGTCTGCAACGCTAGGTAATGCACTGTCACCCTGCTTTcatggagaaaaagggagagagaagggctTCCAGGGATGCTGGTGGAATGGACCGTGTCTCCACCTTATGGAGAGATGTGGGGAGCATCAACTGGTTGCTCTCtggtgggagatgctgctgcaccGGGACCTCTGTGCCCAGGGCTGCCCCGAGGCGAGCAGGGAGAGCCCAGCTACCTCTGCCAGAGATGAAGTTCGCTCTTGGAGCAGTTTATCTTTATGATGCTGCTTGATATTTCATATAGAACATATCAGGTTGTGGCCTTTTGTGTAAGGACCTCAGCTCTCTGAAACCCTTAGCAAAGTACTTCTCAAGCAGGTGGCTTGAGGAAGCTCAGCGTTACGGGTGGGAGGACGGGAGCGGGTTGCTGAAGTGAGTGCAGCAAGCTGGAAACCAGGCTCCCAGGGTGGCAGGTCCCAGGGTGACACTTAGCTCCCCAGGGCAGACACGCTGGAAACCAGGGTCCCAGGGTGGCAGGTCCCAGGGTGACACTTAGCTCCCCAGGGCAGACACTTCCATGGGGTCCCTGACTGCAGATGCCTGCACATGAACAAGGTGCCTGAGATCCTTTTACAGCCAGTGAGGTCTAGTCAATACAACCGAGCCTGTCGAGTTATTCAGGTCACCAGTAAGTACCACCTATATTTGGGCAGGTGAGCATTCCTCCAGGCACCGCCAGGTCTCCA comes from Numenius arquata chromosome 3, bNumArq3.hap1.1, whole genome shotgun sequence and encodes:
- the KLHL38 gene encoding kelch-like protein 38, encoding MEGGSTEEFLFKDQDFSSELLRQLNALRQSGMLTDVTLCSGDFEIPCHRNVLASSSPYFKAMFCNDFRESRQAKVILKGIDAEILDQIILYVYTGEILISAENVPCLLETASMLQYTKLFEACSAYLQDKLTPDNCLSMIRLAKVLNCQSLNKKAKAMALKCFPEVASSEDLKDLCPLELIDYLGDDELCGEEEQVFETLMVWIRHDLQARQGYIQELFKKVRLQYVHPTFLFHFIANDSLVQSSPTCRSILESARRQMFSLYSTNAPDIKPMLHVPRRYSNQEFLIIIGGRKDSQQTTRDVLLYDDKTNQWLSLAKLPMRLYKASAVSLHSNIYVLGGMPVSNKKNSVSDNIYIYSLKLNQWRLAEHMLVPRYSHRSLAYKNYILSFGGIGENQEILNSVERYDSVYNTCESMAKMPVAVLHPAVAAKDQRVYLFGGEDIMQNPVRLIQVYHVSRNTWFRMETRVVKNVCAPAVLIRDQIIIVGGYTRRIIAYDTKGNKFVKCADMKDRRMHHGATVIKNKLYVTGGRCLTADNVIEDLDSLDCYDPETNTWTPKGKLPHKLFDHGCLTLQCVPCSNLL